A stretch of Panthera tigris isolate Pti1 chromosome E2, P.tigris_Pti1_mat1.1, whole genome shotgun sequence DNA encodes these proteins:
- the LOC122234378 gene encoding nascent polypeptide-associated complex subunit alpha, muscle-specific form-like isoform X1 yields MGGGSTPVPQPTPAPPSGEPRSSQGGPGKTKSPGPLGPPTPRIKFLGRELELSWKPGSQGERAVTLRLHSVPPPTQQLRMARKGGGGESRGRRVAVGKAAGPLRSLPAPPHQLSRQVPGTPKTSPPPQSLLEPQLRLWGVVRALPKSWPPRREYLPTWRFSEKVFKKFGSPPSAPKSEGSQENLSGTTPSLRSHGEVATFRLPKFPSLPIYEGFLRGEPLPQHRRGRWAWRAPSLSPPPARPRKVELGFCQLQRKQC; encoded by the exons atggggggagggtctaCTCCGGTCCCCCAGCCCACACCGGCCCCGCCCTCAGGTGAGCCCAGGAGTTCTCAGGGAGGCCCAGGTAAGACAAAATCCCCAGGTCCTttgggcccccccacccccaggattaAATTCCTGGGAAGAGAGCTGGAGCTGTCTTGGAAGCCTGGGTCCCAGGGGGAGAGGGCTGTGACCTTGAGGCTTCACAGCGTGCCCCCTCCAACCCAACAGCTCCGGATGGCCAGGAAGGGGGGCGGTGGTGAGAGCAGGGGGAGGCGCGTGGCGGTGGGGAAAGCAGCCGGCCCACTGCGCTCCTTGCCCGCCCCCCCACACCAGCTGTCTCGACAG GTTCCAGGGACCCCCAAAACCagtccccccccccaatcccttCTGGAGCCCCAGTTGAGATTGTGGGGGGTGGTCCGAGCCCTGCCTAAATCCTGGCCTCCACGCAGGGAGTATCTGCCAACTTGGAGGTTCTCTGAAAAAGTCTTTAAGAAATTCGGGAGTCCTCCGAGCGCCCCCAAATCTGAGGGCTCCCAGGAGAACCTCAGCGGCACCACCCCGAGCCTTAGGAGTCACGGCGAAGTG GCTACCTTCAGACTCCCAAAGTTCCCTTCTCTGCCAATTTATGAAGGGTTCCTGCGGGGTGAACCCCTTCCCCAGCACAGACGGGGGCGATGGGCCTGGAGGGCCCCATCCCTCtcaccgccccccgcccgccccaggaag